One Chordicoccus furentiruminis DNA window includes the following coding sequences:
- a CDS encoding ABC transporter substrate-binding protein translates to MKAKKLAAVVLTAATASSMLVGGSASVFAASSATEPAADLNQGDASTAKIVIWSPTDEQGIENWWAEKITAWNQEHPDLTIARQAIDRSDSYAYENKITTATTSNDLPDILFVDGPTVSYYAANGTIIPIDDVYTDEDKKDFMPSSIQQNTYDDHLYAIGPTESSVALYYNKDYLDKAGIEYPSDTDIKKAWTWDQFYENAKKLTTDDYVGTNIVMDKGEGLIYALEPFFLENGANFVSDDGSKADGYVNSKESVETMEYLNKFIQEGLANVDPVKDEFLNGKAATMLGGSWNIADLEKSDLNWGVSYYPVSNDGKAVSPTGDWTAAVTKDCEDPDSAKQVLQYLMSTDNVADYASAIAKPASRTSSYDKMTGWDEGARKLFLWQLQNTGVARPRTPSYSVLSQGFATAILNVFSGSDAQTELDTVASDFQDDYDTYYAQ, encoded by the coding sequence GCCAGTACGGCGAAGATCGTGATCTGGAGCCCGACGGACGAGCAGGGAATCGAGAACTGGTGGGCGGAGAAGATCACGGCATGGAATCAGGAGCATCCGGATCTGACCATCGCCCGTCAGGCTATCGACCGTTCGGATTCCTATGCATATGAGAACAAGATCACGACGGCGACCACATCCAACGATCTTCCTGACATTCTGTTCGTGGACGGCCCGACGGTTTCCTACTACGCGGCAAACGGCACGATCATTCCGATCGACGATGTGTACACGGATGAGGACAAGAAGGACTTCATGCCGTCCTCGATCCAGCAGAACACCTATGACGATCATCTCTACGCGATCGGACCGACCGAGTCTTCCGTCGCCCTGTATTACAACAAGGACTATCTTGACAAGGCCGGCATCGAGTATCCGTCCGATACCGATATCAAGAAGGCGTGGACGTGGGATCAGTTCTATGAAAATGCGAAGAAGCTCACGACCGATGATTACGTCGGAACTAACATTGTCATGGACAAGGGCGAAGGCCTGATCTATGCGCTGGAACCGTTCTTCCTCGAGAACGGGGCGAACTTCGTCAGCGATGACGGAAGCAAGGCGGACGGCTATGTCAACAGCAAGGAATCGGTTGAGACGATGGAATATCTCAACAAGTTCATTCAGGAAGGCCTCGCGAATGTCGATCCGGTGAAGGATGAGTTCCTGAACGGCAAGGCGGCCACGATGCTCGGCGGCTCCTGGAATATCGCGGATCTGGAGAAATCCGATCTGAACTGGGGCGTTTCCTATTACCCGGTGTCCAATGACGGCAAAGCGGTTTCACCGACCGGCGACTGGACCGCAGCGGTGACGAAGGACTGCGAGGATCCGGATTCCGCCAAGCAGGTGCTGCAGTATCTGATGAGCACGGATAATGTAGCCGATTATGCATCTGCGATCGCCAAGCCGGCTTCCCGTACTTCTTCCTACGACAAGATGACAGGCTGGGACGAAGGCGCAAGAAAGCTTTTCCTGTGGCAGCTTCAGAACACGGGTGTCGCCCGTCCGAGAACGCCTTCCTACTCGGTTCTGTCTCAGGGCTTTGCGACGGCGATTCTGAACGTCTTCTCCGGATCCGATGCGCAGACCGAGCTGGATACGGTGGCGTCTGATTTCCAGGACGATTATGACACCTACTATGCTCAGTAA
- a CDS encoding carbohydrate ABC transporter permease — translation MKRKRTRSHAIGGYILSGPAVVLLAAFLIVPIILTIYYSFFTYQVMRPDRIIFSSVKNYQKLFADRNFWQALRNTVYFTVLVVPIQCVLALCLALLVSSRRRGVSIFRTMYFSPQVTSMVVIAILWVILYNSNASTGLINALLAHFGIGPINFLNDPKTAMNSIIFMSAWQGAGYQMMIFLAGLNGIPSEQYEAASVDGATTFQQFRYVTLPGLKNTIKYVVMITLIQAMKLFTQPYIMTHGGPQNKTKTLVYYIYEQGFQKGNFGYACAVATIFFIIVVALSMLVKKLTRTN, via the coding sequence ATGAAAAGAAAACGGACACGTTCGCATGCGATCGGAGGCTATATCCTTTCCGGTCCCGCGGTGGTTCTGCTGGCCGCCTTTCTGATCGTTCCGATCATTCTGACGATCTACTATTCATTCTTCACGTATCAGGTCATGCGGCCGGACCGCATCATTTTCAGTTCGGTGAAGAACTATCAGAAGCTGTTCGCTGACCGGAACTTCTGGCAGGCGCTGCGCAATACGGTTTATTTCACCGTTCTTGTTGTTCCGATCCAGTGTGTGCTGGCCCTCTGTCTTGCGCTGCTGGTCAGCTCCAGAAGAAGAGGCGTCTCGATTTTCCGAACCATGTACTTCAGCCCGCAGGTGACGTCCATGGTGGTCATCGCGATCCTCTGGGTCATTCTTTATAACTCCAACGCGAGCACCGGACTGATCAATGCACTGCTGGCTCATTTCGGGATCGGCCCGATCAACTTCCTGAACGATCCGAAGACGGCGATGAATTCCATCATCTTCATGTCGGCGTGGCAGGGCGCGGGCTACCAGATGATGATCTTCCTTGCGGGCCTCAACGGCATTCCGTCGGAACAGTATGAGGCAGCGTCCGTGGACGGAGCGACCACCTTTCAGCAGTTCCGGTATGTGACGCTTCCCGGCTTGAAGAATACCATCAAATATGTGGTGATGATCACGCTGATTCAGGCGATGAAGCTGTTCACGCAGCCGTATATCATGACGCACGGAGGTCCGCAGAACAAGACGAAGACGCTGGTCTATTATATTTACGAGCAGGGATTCCAGAAGGGCAACTTCGGATATGCCTGCGCGGTGGCGACGATCTTCTTCATCATCGTAGTCGCCCTGTCGATGCTGGTGAAAAAGCTGACAAGGACGAATTGA
- a CDS encoding carbohydrate ABC transporter permease: protein MKSKKANKTYRNILFYGGNLLIGLIFVSPLLWMVAASFKPELEIFANINSIKTFIPFHFTLSNYVEVFHRLNIPQILGNTFGYIAIVLLGDLLFGSMCGYALAKLKFRGRGLILTVVIALMSMPVEAILLPLYIEMAKLNWVNTMAGLAVPFMMNCFSIYMFYSYFLDIPDALIEAAAIDGCGPVRTYFKVVLPLAKTVFATVFILDFVARWNDFMWPFLITTGEDKRTVQLAVQAFFGTQPIHYGAIMAALTLASVPMLLIYIFMQKYYVEGIASSGIKG from the coding sequence ATGAAAAGCAAGAAAGCCAATAAGACATACAGAAATATCCTGTTTTACGGCGGAAATCTTCTGATCGGCCTGATTTTCGTCTCCCCGCTGCTCTGGATGGTGGCGGCGTCCTTCAAGCCGGAACTGGAGATCTTCGCGAACATCAATTCGATCAAGACCTTTATCCCGTTCCACTTCACGCTCTCCAATTATGTGGAGGTCTTTCACAGACTGAATATTCCGCAGATCCTCGGAAACACATTCGGCTATATCGCCATTGTCCTCCTCGGCGACCTTCTCTTCGGCTCGATGTGCGGATACGCGCTGGCCAAACTGAAGTTCAGGGGACGCGGCCTGATCCTGACCGTGGTGATCGCGCTGATGTCGATGCCGGTGGAAGCGATTCTCCTGCCCCTTTATATCGAGATGGCCAAACTGAACTGGGTCAACACGATGGCGGGACTGGCGGTTCCGTTCATGATGAACTGCTTCTCGATCTACATGTTTTACTCCTACTTTCTGGATATTCCGGACGCGCTGATCGAGGCGGCCGCGATCGACGGCTGCGGGCCGGTGCGCACCTATTTCAAGGTGGTGCTTCCGCTCGCCAAGACGGTGTTCGCCACCGTGTTCATCCTAGATTTCGTCGCGCGGTGGAATGACTTTATGTGGCCGTTCCTGATCACGACCGGCGAGGACAAGCGGACGGTTCAGCTGGCCGTGCAGGCATTCTTCGGCACGCAGCCGATCCATTACGGCGCAATTATGGCGGCCCTGACGCTGGCCTCCGTGCCGATGCTCCTGATCTACATTTTCATGCAGAAATACTACGTGGAAGGGATTGCT